Proteins from a genomic interval of Gossypium hirsutum isolate 1008001.06 chromosome A09, Gossypium_hirsutum_v2.1, whole genome shotgun sequence:
- the LOC107889168 gene encoding uncharacterized protein isoform X1, giving the protein MATQLLPAQLETDSSPEDPPLVSPTVKLSDGRHIAYRERGVPKAKSNCKIIIVHGFGSSKDMNFQVPQELIEELGIYFLLYDRAGYGESDPNPKRSVKSEALDIQELADQLQLGPKFYVIGVSMGSYPIWSCLKYIPERLAGVTMVVPVINYRWPSFPDSLTREDYRRPLAKLLYWVAKYTPGLLHWSVTRKWFPSPSVMEEKPVFFNKRDMEALKKTEGFPMLTKERLREQSVFNTLRNDFLVCYGDWDFDPMELTSPFPQNQNCVHIWQGYEDKIVPFELQRCISKKLPWIQYHEVADGGHLLVHYNGLREAILRAMLLGEEHHLYRPSADKTVP; this is encoded by the exons ATG gcCACACAGTTGCTTCCTGCTCAACTGGAAACTGATAGTTCACCTGAGGATCCTCCACTTGTTTCACCCACAGTCAAACTCAGTGATGGCAGACATATAGCTTACAGAGAGAGAGGTGTGCCCAAGGCCAAATCTAACTGCAAGATCATCATTGTTCATGGCTTTGGTAGCTccaaagatatgaattttcaAGTTCCCCAA GAACTAATAGAGGAACTGGGAATATATTTTCTGCTATATGATCGTGCTGGCTATGGCGAAAGTGATCCGAATCCAAAGCGATCGGTTAAAAGCGAGGCACTCGACATTCAGGAGCTTGCTGATCAATTACAGCTAGGACCAAAGTTTTATGTGATTGGAGTCTCAATGGGATCATACCCCATCTGGAGTTGCCTCAAATATATACCAGAAAG GCTAGCAGGTGTTACGATGGTAGTTCCAGTCATCAATTATCGATGGCCGTCCTTTCCCGACAGCTTGACCAGAGAAGATTATAGGAGACCACTTGCGAAGTTGTTGTATTGGGTAGCAAAATACACCCCTGGCCTACTACACTGGTCGGTTACTCGAAAATGGTTCCCTTCACCTTCTGTCATGGAAGAAAAGCCCGTATTCTTCAATAAAAGAGATATGGAAGCCCTGAAGAAAACAGAAGGATTCCCCATGCTTACCAAG GAAAGATTACGAGAACAATCTGTTTTCAATACACTCCGCAATGACTTTCTAGTCTGTTATGGTGATTGGGACTTTGATCCAATGGAACTGACTAGTCCATTCCCTCAAAACCAAAACTGTGTTCATATCTGGCAAGGTTACGAAGACAAGATCGTTCCGTTCGAACTTCAACGATGCATTTCGAAAAAGCTACCATGGATCCAATACCATGAAGTTGCTGATGGTGGACATTTACTCGTGCATTACAATGGTTTACGAGAGGCCATATTACGAGCAATGCTGCTTGGAGAAGAACATCACCTGTACAGACCAAGCGCAGATAAAACTGTCCCC
- the LOC107889168 gene encoding uncharacterized protein isoform X2, translating into MGSYPIWSCLKYIPERLAGVTMVVPVINYRWPSFPDSLTREDYRRPLAKLLYWVAKYTPGLLHWSVTRKWFPSPSVMEEKPVFFNKRDMEALKKTEGFPMLTKERLREQSVFNTLRNDFLVCYGDWDFDPMELTSPFPQNQNCVHIWQGYEDKIVPFELQRCISKKLPWIQYHEVADGGHLLVHYNGLREAILRAMLLGEEHHLYRPSADKTVP; encoded by the exons ATGGGATCATACCCCATCTGGAGTTGCCTCAAATATATACCAGAAAG GCTAGCAGGTGTTACGATGGTAGTTCCAGTCATCAATTATCGATGGCCGTCCTTTCCCGACAGCTTGACCAGAGAAGATTATAGGAGACCACTTGCGAAGTTGTTGTATTGGGTAGCAAAATACACCCCTGGCCTACTACACTGGTCGGTTACTCGAAAATGGTTCCCTTCACCTTCTGTCATGGAAGAAAAGCCCGTATTCTTCAATAAAAGAGATATGGAAGCCCTGAAGAAAACAGAAGGATTCCCCATGCTTACCAAG GAAAGATTACGAGAACAATCTGTTTTCAATACACTCCGCAATGACTTTCTAGTCTGTTATGGTGATTGGGACTTTGATCCAATGGAACTGACTAGTCCATTCCCTCAAAACCAAAACTGTGTTCATATCTGGCAAGGTTACGAAGACAAGATCGTTCCGTTCGAACTTCAACGATGCATTTCGAAAAAGCTACCATGGATCCAATACCATGAAGTTGCTGATGGTGGACATTTACTCGTGCATTACAATGGTTTACGAGAGGCCATATTACGAGCAATGCTGCTTGGAGAAGAACATCACCTGTACAGACCAAGCGCAGATAAAACTGTCCCC